In one Gossypium hirsutum isolate 1008001.06 chromosome D09, Gossypium_hirsutum_v2.1, whole genome shotgun sequence genomic region, the following are encoded:
- the LOC107892351 gene encoding galactose mutarotase: MNKLSFLLFLLLVVSFAFVNGEKSKDDKSKDDKSKDEKSKDSKSKHEVGIYELKNGNMSVKFTNWGASVISIILPDKDGKPGDIVLGYDDVKEYMSDANYFGSVLGRVANRISGAKLPLNGAQFTLPANDGKNTLNGGPKGFSDVIWEVKKIKKDAEDPTIVFGYRSKDGDEGFPGEIKVTVRYLLRSDNRLRVQLKAKTLDKPTPVNLATHIYWNLGNHDSGDILSHKLRIYGPQYTPANEELIPTGALQPVQGTAYDFLELRPIGSGIKELQKGYDINYVIDGPNDHIKMKKTAVVKDEKSGRVMKLHTNQPGVQFNSGSQINNVKGKGGVIYKPHAGLCLQTQGFPDAVNHPNFPSQIITPEKPYKHKIHYKFTIASSDKKSDKA; the protein is encoded by the exons ATGAATAAGCTTTCTTTCTTGTTATTTTTGCTGCTTGTGGTTTCTTTTGCTTTCGTCAATGGCGAAAAATCAAAAGATGACAAATCAAAAGATGACAAATCAAAAGACGAAAAATCAAAAGATAGCAAGTCAAAGCATGAAGTCGGAATATATGAGCTGAAGAATGGGAACATGTCTGTTAAGTTCACCAACTGGGGTGCATCCGTTATCTCGATTATTCTTCCGGACAAAGATG GGAAACCAGGTGATATTGTTCTTGGATATGATGATGTGAAAGAGTATATG AGCGATGCTAATTACTTTGGTTCAGTTCTGGGGCGGGTCGCAAATCGAATCTCAGGCGCAAAATTACCATTAAATGGAGCTCAATTTACACTACCGGCTAATGATGGGAAAAACACACTTAATG GTGGCCCTAAAGGATTCTCTGATGTTATCTGGGAAGTGAAGAAGATTAAGAAAGATGCTGAAGATCCCACCATAGTCTTTGGTTATCGTAGCAAGGATGGTGACGAAG GATTTCCCGGCGAAATCAAAGTCACCGTCCGGTACCTGCTTCGTTCCGATAACCGGTTGAGAGTGCAGTTGAAAGCCAAGACTTTAGACAAGCCTACCCCTGTGAATCTAGCGACGCATATCTATTGGAACCTTGGTAACCATGACAGTGGCGATATCTTGTCCCATAAACTTCGGATTTACGGCCCCCAATACACCCCCGCCAATGAAGAACTCATCCCCACAGGCGCCCTTCAACCTGTACAAGGCACTGCATACGATTTCCTCGAGTTGAGACCCATCGGGAGCGGAATCAAGGAACTCCAGAAAGGTTACGACATAAACTACGTCATAGACGGTCCTAACGACCACATCAAGATGAAGAAAACAGCAGTAGTAAAGGATGAGAAGTCGGGGAGAGTTATGAAACTGCATACCAATCAACCGGGCGTGCAGTTCAACTCCGGAAGCCAGATCAATAATGTGAAGGGAAAAGGTGGGGTTATATATAAACCTCATGCGGGACTGTGTTTGCAGACTCAAGGGTTTCCGGATGCAGTGAATCACCCCAATTTCCCTTCCCAAATTATTACCCCTGAGAAGCCTTACAAGCATAAAATCCATTACAAGTTCACCATTGCATCATCTGACAAAAAATCAGATAAGGCATAA